One Tachysurus vachellii isolate PV-2020 chromosome 18, HZAU_Pvac_v1, whole genome shotgun sequence DNA segment encodes these proteins:
- the spry1 gene encoding protein sprouty homolog 1, with amino-acid sequence MDRGGHVGTVLSLDQIRSIRSKNEYTEGPVTSPASSPSSTTSTRQPSAPSSWRPSPPPRTLKHERTHEVIVVNVNNNNYGSSGTSGGFSPSSGSSPPVCHVVRMQPKSQMAPLRPLLPPSDTLLMSKQAKSKDESLLSSSSSSSSSSSSHQLICESCGKCKCADCTSPRPLPSRMVCDGQCVCSAESVLEHGTCMCLVKGLFYHCSSEGGDDAGDSCADRPCSLTRPRCPARFLCMALMAPIFPCLLCYPPCKGCLKVCQVCHDRLRRPGCRCKNSNAVYCWRDGQGHTLTPGKPT; translated from the coding sequence ATGGATCGCGGAGGCCACGTGGGCACCGTTCTCTCTCTGGATCAGATCCGCTCTATACGTTCTAAGAACGAGTACACCGAAGGCCCTGTGACGTCGCCGGCATCATCGCCATCATCTACGACATCGACGCGGCAACCATCTGCGCCATCATCGTGGCGCCCATCACCACCTCCACGGACGCTGAAGCACGAGAGGACTCACGAGGTCATTGTGGTCAacgtcaacaacaacaattacgGAAGCAGTGGCACCAGTGGTGGTTTCTCTCCTTCCTCAGGAAGCTCACCGCCTGTCTGCCATGTGGTTAGGATGCAGCCCAAATCGCAGATGGCTCCCTTGCGGCCTCTGTTGCCTCCCTCGGACACTCTGTTGATGTCAAAGCAGGCGAAATCGAAGGACGAGTCCTTGTTatcatcatcctcttcatcgTCCTCTTCATCGTCGTCGCACCAGCTGATCTGTGAGAGCTGCGGGAAGTGTAAGTGTGCTGATTGTACTTCACCGAGGCCACTTCCCTCTCGTATGGTGTGCGATGGCCAGTGCGTGTGCTCAGCTGAGAGTGTGCTGGAGCATGGCACGTGCATGTGCCTCGTCAAGGGCCTTTTCTACCATTGCTCGAGTGAGGGTGGAGATGATGCGGGTGACTCGTGTGCCGACCGGCCATGCTCGCTGACACGGCCTCGCTGTCCGGCACGCTTCCTCTGCATGGCCCTCATGGCACCCATCTTCCCCTGCCTGCTATGCTACCCTCCCTGTAAAGGGTGCCTCAAAGTGTGTCAGGTGTGCCACGACCGCCTGCGTCGGCCTGGCTGTCGCTGCAAGAACTCAAACGCCGTCTACTGCTGGAGGGACGGCcagggacacacactcacaccaggCAAACCTACTTGA